In Deltaproteobacteria bacterium, one DNA window encodes the following:
- a CDS encoding Fe-S cluster domain-containing protein — protein MMPVVIWGVVVFSLLGIFFGFALAATARRFYVPSNPVVEGVRGLLPSANCGACGFAGCDAYAEAVAEEAKTAPTLCVPGGAATAAEVARLTGKAAGVVEARLAVLRCHGTTAYVRDQAAYLGIRSCAAATLTFGGPRMCKNGCVGLGDCVRACPFDAMRIGPWGIVQIDAAQCTGCGLCVPACPKKILELYPRVHRVELACVAREKVSAVRAKCMVGCTTCQKCVGACPAQAITWDGTTIQIDHAACVAYGPSCNEACVDICPTYVLHRPGSWPVPEELAHPPVSAKEQLV, from the coding sequence ATGATGCCGGTCGTCATTTGGGGTGTGGTGGTCTTCTCGTTATTGGGGATCTTCTTCGGCTTTGCCCTCGCCGCCACGGCCCGTCGGTTTTATGTGCCGTCGAATCCGGTCGTGGAGGGTGTGCGCGGCTTGCTCCCCTCCGCGAACTGCGGCGCGTGCGGTTTTGCCGGCTGCGACGCGTATGCTGAAGCCGTGGCCGAAGAGGCGAAGACCGCGCCGACGCTCTGTGTGCCGGGTGGTGCGGCAACGGCGGCGGAAGTGGCGCGGCTGACCGGGAAGGCGGCGGGCGTGGTCGAGGCCCGCTTAGCAGTGCTCCGCTGTCATGGGACGACCGCGTATGTGCGCGACCAAGCCGCGTATCTCGGCATTCGCAGCTGTGCCGCAGCCACGCTGACGTTCGGCGGTCCACGCATGTGCAAAAATGGGTGTGTGGGCTTAGGCGATTGCGTGCGCGCCTGCCCGTTCGACGCGATGCGCATCGGACCGTGGGGGATCGTGCAGATCGATGCCGCCCAATGTACCGGATGCGGCCTTTGCGTGCCGGCGTGTCCGAAGAAAATTTTGGAATTGTATCCGCGCGTGCATCGTGTGGAATTGGCGTGCGTAGCGCGCGAAAAGGTTTCTGCCGTGCGCGCGAAGTGCATGGTCGGTTGTACAACATGCCAAAAGTGTGTCGGCGCGTGTCCCGCACAGGCGATCACCTGGGATGGAACCACCATCCAGATCGACCATGCCGCGTGTGTGGCCTATGGTCCCTCGTGCAATGAGGCCTGCGTGGATATCTGTCCGACGTATGTCTTGCATCGGCCCGGCAGTTGGCCGGTACCGGAAGAGCTGGCGCATCCGCCAGTGTCAGCAAAGGAGCAACTGGTATGA
- the rsxC gene encoding electron transport complex subunit RsxC yields the protein MSTHEAGISGELRRFLRGGVSLEEHKEATAQTPITTFIPAEVTIPLAQHLGPPAQAIVKRKQVVQRGELIATAEPNGAPVHASVTGTVARVALSPHPTLTEAPAIVITVDPNAAAPQCTDDPAWATLPRDVMLARIEAAGIVGLGGAAFPTYRKLRLPDGVRVDTVVLNGAECEPYLTSDHRLMLESPKDVLRGAWLLAQIIGAQRVVIGVEDNKSDAAVVLQAAVEQLSLSPAPDVLLCRTRYPQGAERQLVEALTGRRIPARGLPLQVGVLVQNVATAIACYQAVRYQQPLLDRVLTVTGPGIGHPMNLRVPIGTLVQDIVAHCGGLDARTAMVIAGGPMMGRALGRLDVPVIKGTGGLLFLRVDDVQREPYGPCISCAACLDACPLGLEPNQISIYTEAGRALETESFGTRECFECGCCAYVCPAERPLVQFIQIAKAAFQTGSAIGLGVRPGVVHG from the coding sequence ATGAGCACGCACGAAGCGGGGATCAGCGGCGAACTGCGCCGATTCCTTCGCGGCGGGGTGTCGCTCGAGGAGCACAAAGAAGCGACTGCACAGACGCCGATTACCACATTTATCCCTGCGGAAGTCACGATTCCGCTCGCGCAACACTTAGGCCCGCCGGCCCAGGCGATCGTGAAGCGGAAACAAGTCGTGCAACGCGGCGAACTGATTGCGACGGCCGAGCCGAACGGCGCGCCGGTGCATGCGTCGGTCACCGGGACGGTGGCGCGCGTGGCGCTGAGCCCGCATCCGACGTTGACCGAGGCTCCGGCGATCGTGATCACAGTCGATCCGAACGCGGCTGCACCGCAATGCACTGATGATCCAGCCTGGGCCACATTGCCGCGCGATGTTATGTTGGCGCGCATCGAAGCGGCTGGGATCGTGGGATTGGGCGGTGCCGCGTTTCCGACATATCGGAAATTGCGGCTTCCGGATGGAGTCCGCGTCGATACGGTGGTGCTGAACGGCGCGGAGTGCGAGCCCTATCTCACCAGTGATCACCGTCTGATGTTGGAGAGCCCGAAGGACGTGTTGCGCGGCGCGTGGTTGCTGGCGCAGATCATCGGCGCGCAACGGGTCGTGATCGGCGTCGAGGACAACAAGTCGGACGCCGCGGTAGTGTTGCAGGCCGCAGTGGAGCAGTTGTCGCTCTCGCCGGCACCGGATGTGTTGTTATGCCGTACCCGCTATCCGCAAGGGGCGGAGCGGCAATTGGTCGAGGCGCTGACGGGTCGGCGGATTCCGGCGCGTGGACTGCCGCTGCAAGTCGGTGTCTTGGTGCAAAACGTGGCCACGGCGATCGCGTGTTATCAGGCCGTTCGCTATCAACAGCCGCTGTTGGATCGGGTGCTGACGGTGACAGGGCCTGGGATCGGTCATCCGATGAACTTACGTGTGCCGATCGGGACGTTAGTGCAGGATATCGTCGCGCATTGCGGCGGACTCGATGCTCGCACGGCGATGGTGATTGCCGGTGGTCCGATGATGGGACGCGCGCTCGGGCGGCTCGATGTGCCGGTGATTAAAGGGACCGGCGGGCTGTTGTTCCTCCGCGTGGACGATGTGCAGCGTGAACCGTACGGGCCATGCATTTCCTGTGCGGCGTGTCTCGATGCCTGCCCGTTGGGACTCGAACCGAATCAAATTTCGATCTACACCGAGGCCGGCCGCGCGCTGGAAACGGAAAGTTTTGGGACGCGGGAATGTTTCGAATGCGGCTGTTGTGCTTACGTCTGTCCGGCGGAGCGGCCGCTGGTGCAATTTATCCAAATCGCGAAGGCGGCGTTCCAGACCGGGAGTGCGATCGGGCTCGGTGTGCGGCCGGGGGTGGTCCATGGCTGA
- a CDS encoding FMN-binding protein: MSSQPSIINTREMWRITRCLTVTCLLAALILGLVYAVTEPITRVQRATREAAVVRQLLDLGAEAAVTEIRRYLWRSGDSMVGYLTERELFRVTVEGAVIDRTPRSETLASVTGDQLDAWVVEHFPGAESVGRFFIGHGLEGAIAGYVTEEVQQGFKSPIRFFVALTADFTVRAVEVVAHEEDPGLGAEIVRPGFKHQFAGRSREGVAALRVVKDPIPPEWLTVVRARDGVAFDVWRTQHAAALAADGDRPIYAVTGATISSRALTDGVKRAVAHLQHRLSILERAGEE; encoded by the coding sequence GTGAGCAGTCAACCGTCGATCATTAATACACGTGAGATGTGGCGGATCACTCGATGCCTCACGGTGACGTGTCTGCTGGCGGCGCTCATTCTCGGACTCGTCTATGCCGTGACGGAGCCGATCACGCGCGTGCAGCGCGCGACGCGCGAAGCGGCGGTCGTGCGGCAATTGCTCGATCTCGGCGCAGAGGCGGCGGTCACGGAAATTCGGCGCTATCTGTGGCGGAGTGGAGATTCCATGGTTGGATATCTCACGGAACGCGAGCTGTTCCGTGTCACGGTGGAGGGAGCGGTCATCGACCGGACGCCGCGTTCGGAGACGTTGGCGTCGGTGACCGGCGATCAACTCGACGCGTGGGTGGTGGAGCATTTCCCCGGGGCCGAATCCGTGGGACGTTTTTTTATCGGTCATGGGTTGGAAGGGGCCATCGCTGGTTATGTCACCGAAGAAGTGCAGCAAGGGTTCAAGAGTCCCATCCGGTTTTTTGTCGCGTTGACGGCGGATTTTACCGTGCGTGCCGTGGAAGTCGTGGCGCATGAAGAGGATCCGGGACTCGGCGCCGAGATCGTCCGGCCCGGGTTTAAGCACCAGTTTGCGGGACGATCCCGCGAGGGCGTGGCGGCGTTGCGCGTCGTGAAAGATCCGATTCCGCCAGAGTGGTTGACCGTAGTGCGGGCGCGCGACGGGGTTGCCTTCGACGTGTGGCGCACTCAACACGCGGCCGCACTGGCGGCGGATGGGGATCGTCCGATCTATGCCGTCACCGGTGCGACGATCAGCAGCCGCGCGCTGACTGATGGTGTCAAACGGGCCGTCGCACACTTGCAGCATCGACTCAGCATTTTGGAACGCGCGGGGGAGGAATAA
- a CDS encoding NADH-quinone reductase: MVDPIHILDAHHIVLTTVTPPHVEDLRLTATRDPDIPLVLTSVEPGESATTWRLTTEATLDTRGSYQLVDLAQHRQWELAPSLLSTVLSVILAAALVQNFVFTRYLGLCVFFGVSRKRETALGMGVTFTLVGLCSGLLAWLVDRFALRTFHLGFLQIIIFIGIVACLVQLVDTIMKKVHRGLHKKFGIYVVLITTNCIILAVPLLNAMANSGLWPSLALALGSGLGFALALFLMSCARERADLAPVPAIFRGMPIAFILAGLFALAFLGFSGLQV; encoded by the coding sequence ATGGTTGATCCGATCCATATTCTGGATGCGCACCATATTGTCCTCACAACGGTGACGCCGCCGCATGTGGAGGATTTGCGGCTGACGGCGACGCGCGATCCGGACATCCCGCTGGTGCTGACTAGCGTGGAGCCGGGGGAGAGTGCCACGACGTGGCGGCTGACGACCGAGGCCACGCTGGATACGCGGGGCAGTTATCAGCTCGTCGATCTGGCGCAACATCGCCAGTGGGAATTGGCTCCGTCGTTGCTGAGCACCGTGCTGAGTGTGATCCTCGCCGCCGCGTTGGTGCAAAATTTCGTCTTCACGCGCTATCTTGGTCTGTGTGTCTTTTTCGGCGTCAGTCGCAAGCGCGAGACGGCGCTCGGGATGGGCGTGACGTTCACGCTCGTCGGCCTCTGCTCCGGACTGTTGGCGTGGCTGGTGGATCGCTTCGCATTGCGGACGTTCCATCTGGGATTTTTGCAAATCATCATCTTCATCGGGATCGTCGCGTGTTTAGTGCAATTAGTCGATACCATCATGAAAAAGGTCCATCGTGGCTTGCACAAGAAATTCGGCATCTACGTCGTGCTGATCACGACCAATTGCATCATTCTCGCGGTGCCGCTGCTGAACGCGATGGCGAATAGCGGCTTGTGGCCGTCGTTGGCGTTGGCGTTGGGGAGCGGGCTGGGGTTTGCGTTAGCGCTCTTCCTGATGAGTTGCGCGCGGGAACGAGCCGATTTAGCACCGGTCCCGGCGATCTTCCGCGGGATGCCGATCGCATTCATTTTAGCCGGACTCTTTGCCCTCGCATTTTTAGGCTTCTCGGGATTGCAGGTCTAA
- a CDS encoding 2-oxoacid:acceptor oxidoreductase subunit alpha produces MNTEHEIHLALIGSGGDGVMATAAMLIRTAARIGLYGMMTQSYGPQIRGGESAAHVTIGREPIGVVGRTKDLVVCFRFADVARFVRELDVTTHSAILHGQETQPMPELLQAAGGPKVAIDFGALLERAGLPELTKNVLLYGVLLRTLGWDLAIGQACVEEVFGHKSSGVISTNLRALELGYRELEAITLPWRAPRPAEHTAPRSVLSGNEACARAAVAAGCRFYAGYPITPSSEVLEEMTDLLPTVGGRLVQAEDEMAALGMVIGASYGGVPAMTATSGPGLSLMSELLGLSSMAEIPLVIVNCQRAGPSTGIPSQTEQSDLWHAVYGGHGDFPRVVLAPTDVTHCYPTMFRAFYCAETYQLPVLVLSDASIAQRSEIIDPVSTDALPRGTRRTAQPAPGESFLRFNLQDLECADGVSACAIPGTPGGMHSIAGIEHTERGTPSSDGALHQTMSRKRFAKLAAVAKVSAAWCSSYGRTTAPRAVIAWGSSAGVVRQYVATHPDTALFVPEILHPFPIDALRAFLHGRQQVSVVEMNYQGQLHHHLRALGAIDTSARRLGRAGGLPFQLREVEEWLG; encoded by the coding sequence ATGAACACGGAACACGAAATCCATTTGGCGCTGATCGGGAGCGGCGGTGATGGCGTGATGGCGACCGCCGCGATGCTGATCCGCACCGCGGCGCGGATCGGACTCTATGGGATGATGACGCAGAGTTACGGCCCGCAGATCCGCGGCGGCGAATCGGCCGCGCACGTGACGATCGGTCGAGAGCCGATCGGCGTGGTGGGGCGGACCAAAGACCTCGTCGTCTGTTTCCGTTTCGCCGACGTAGCGCGTTTCGTGCGCGAACTCGATGTGACCACACACAGCGCGATTCTCCACGGGCAAGAGACGCAGCCGATGCCGGAGCTGTTGCAAGCCGCCGGTGGCCCGAAAGTCGCGATCGACTTCGGCGCTCTTTTGGAACGCGCCGGATTACCGGAACTGACGAAGAACGTGCTGCTGTATGGCGTATTGCTCCGGACGCTGGGATGGGACCTGGCGATCGGGCAGGCGTGCGTCGAAGAAGTGTTCGGCCATAAGAGTTCGGGCGTCATCTCGACGAATTTGCGGGCATTGGAATTGGGCTATCGGGAACTCGAGGCCATTACGTTGCCGTGGCGGGCGCCGCGTCCGGCGGAGCACACGGCGCCGCGCAGTGTGCTCAGCGGCAACGAGGCCTGCGCGCGCGCGGCGGTTGCTGCCGGATGTCGCTTTTACGCCGGCTATCCGATCACGCCGTCATCGGAGGTTTTGGAAGAAATGACCGATTTGCTCCCGACCGTCGGCGGACGTTTAGTGCAAGCGGAAGATGAAATGGCCGCGCTGGGGATGGTGATCGGCGCCAGTTACGGTGGCGTGCCCGCGATGACCGCCACCAGCGGGCCCGGACTGTCGTTAATGAGCGAGCTGCTTGGGCTCTCCAGCATGGCCGAAATTCCGCTGGTGATCGTGAATTGCCAGCGCGCCGGTCCGTCGACCGGCATTCCATCGCAGACGGAACAATCGGACTTGTGGCACGCGGTGTACGGTGGTCACGGCGATTTCCCGCGCGTGGTGTTGGCCCCGACCGATGTCACGCATTGCTATCCCACGATGTTCCGCGCGTTCTATTGCGCGGAAACGTATCAACTCCCGGTCCTGGTCCTGTCCGACGCGAGCATCGCGCAGCGTTCCGAGATCATCGATCCGGTGAGCACGGACGCATTGCCGCGCGGCACGCGCCGCACCGCGCAACCCGCGCCCGGCGAGTCGTTTCTGCGCTTTAATCTCCAAGACCTGGAATGCGCCGACGGCGTCAGCGCGTGCGCGATCCCCGGCACACCCGGCGGGATGCACAGCATCGCCGGCATCGAACACACCGAACGCGGAACGCCGTCGTCGGACGGCGCGTTACACCAAACCATGAGCCGCAAACGCTTCGCCAAATTGGCCGCGGTCGCGAAAGTGAGCGCCGCGTGGTGCTCCAGCTACGGGCGCACGACCGCTCCGCGCGCGGTGATCGCGTGGGGGAGCAGTGCCGGCGTCGTCCGACAATATGTCGCGACCCATCCCGACACCGCGCTGTTCGTTCCGGAAATCCTCCACCCGTTCCCGATCGACGCGTTGCGGGCCTTCCTGCACGGACGCCAGCAGGTGAGTGTGGTCGAGATGAACTACCAAGGCCAACTCCATCATCACCTCCGCGCATTGGGCGCAATCGACACATCCGCCCGCCGCCTCGGCCGCGCCGGCGGCCTCCCGTTTCAGTTGCGCGAAGTTGAGGAGTGGTTGGGATGA
- a CDS encoding RnfABCDGE type electron transport complex subunit D — translation MAETPGLRLAPGPHVHAGQTTRAIMWWVTLSLLPAYLWATYLFGVRVLGLTASGVVGAYLGEWLVNRLRQQRQTLRDGSAVLTGVLLVGTLSPGLPLWMPAIGGFMGIVFAKMLFGGLGYNIFNPALVARAFLMACFPLAMTTTWLAPRPGVWWAADAVTTASPLTVLKLEGVARAAELLGLGPAYYGQLLLGFRAGSIGEVSVVLVALGAAVLLRRRILSVYIPLSVLVGTGLVALASDVPLFHLLTGGLWFGAFYMATDYVTAPLLPRAQIIFGLGIGALTGIIRIWGGYPEGICYAILLWNAVTPALNQWFRPKRVAPEAIGV, via the coding sequence ATGGCTGAAACGCCCGGACTCCGCTTGGCCCCGGGTCCGCATGTGCACGCGGGACAGACGACGCGCGCCATCATGTGGTGGGTGACGCTTTCGCTGCTGCCCGCGTATTTGTGGGCTACGTATCTGTTCGGCGTCCGCGTTCTGGGATTGACCGCCAGTGGTGTGGTCGGCGCCTATCTCGGCGAGTGGTTGGTCAATCGCTTGCGGCAACAACGCCAAACGTTGCGGGACGGGAGCGCGGTGTTGACCGGTGTCTTATTGGTGGGGACGCTGTCGCCGGGACTGCCGCTCTGGATGCCGGCCATTGGTGGGTTCATGGGGATTGTGTTCGCGAAGATGCTGTTCGGCGGGCTCGGCTACAATATTTTCAATCCGGCGCTGGTCGCGCGCGCGTTTCTGATGGCCTGTTTTCCGCTCGCGATGACCACGACCTGGCTCGCGCCGCGGCCTGGGGTGTGGTGGGCGGCGGATGCCGTCACCACGGCCAGTCCGCTCACAGTGCTGAAATTGGAAGGCGTGGCGCGCGCGGCGGAGCTGCTTGGGTTAGGGCCCGCGTATTACGGGCAGTTGCTGCTAGGGTTCCGGGCAGGGTCGATCGGCGAAGTTTCCGTCGTGTTAGTGGCGCTCGGCGCGGCGGTGTTGCTGCGGCGTCGAATTCTCTCCGTCTATATTCCGCTCAGCGTGCTGGTCGGCACAGGCTTGGTCGCGTTGGCCTCCGACGTGCCGTTGTTTCATCTCCTGACCGGCGGGCTCTGGTTCGGTGCGTTCTATATGGCGACCGATTACGTTACCGCGCCGTTGTTGCCGCGGGCGCAAATCATTTTCGGACTTGGAATCGGCGCGCTCACCGGCATCATTCGCATCTGGGGTGGATATCCGGAAGGAATCTGTTACGCGATCTTGCTGTGGAACGCTGTCACGCCCGCGCTGAATCAATGGTTCCGCCCGAAGCGCGTGGCGCCAGAAGCAATAGGAGTGTGA
- the rsxE gene encoding electron transport complex subunit RsxE — protein sequence MTSTDRVIPPPHPSLSPKGEGSGSPAAIGGGHSWRQLLWRGFFAENPVFRLALSLCPAVAVTTSTKNGLLMGLAVLAVQVLSSLTVTVFRSVIHDKVRIPVYTIIIALWVTVIDLGCAALAPTVYAEIGLYIKLIVAFAIIISRLEVFASKFPLLPSVVDGCGMGLGFAFAMVLIGALREVLGSGAIWGIPLVSERPLLFFILPAGGFFMIGLLMAAMNWIDCRWGNGKLPGGGGAHG from the coding sequence ATGACATCCACTGATCGGGTCATCCCTCCCCCTCACCCATCCCTCTCCCCAAAGGGAGAGGGGAGTGGATCCCCCGCCGCGATCGGCGGGGGGCACTCATGGCGGCAACTCTTGTGGCGCGGATTTTTCGCGGAAAATCCGGTTTTTCGGCTGGCCCTCAGTTTGTGCCCTGCCGTGGCGGTGACGACGTCGACCAAGAACGGCTTGCTGATGGGGTTGGCGGTGTTGGCCGTGCAAGTCTTGTCGAGTCTGACCGTCACGGTGTTCCGCAGCGTGATCCACGACAAGGTCCGAATCCCCGTCTACACCATCATCATTGCGCTGTGGGTCACCGTGATCGACTTAGGCTGCGCCGCATTGGCGCCGACCGTGTATGCCGAAATTGGTCTCTACATTAAATTAATTGTCGCGTTTGCGATCATCATCTCGCGCCTCGAGGTCTTCGCCTCCAAGTTTCCGTTGCTCCCGTCGGTCGTCGATGGCTGCGGCATGGGGCTCGGCTTCGCATTCGCGATGGTCTTAATCGGCGCGTTGCGCGAAGTCTTGGGGAGCGGCGCGATTTGGGGGATTCCGCTGGTTAGCGAACGGCCGCTGCTGTTCTTCATCCTGCCCGCCGGCGGATTTTTCATGATCGGCTTATTAATGGCGGCGATGAATTGGATCGATTGCCGTTGGGGAAACGGGAAGTTGCCGGGCGGAGGCGGCGCGCATGGTTGA